Sequence from the Ziziphus jujuba cultivar Dongzao chromosome 9, ASM3175591v1 genome:
cccataagctacatgcgccggccatAGACGTAGCCCAGCCACCggtgagctcaccagccaaatttggcgaccGGCCGGCCGGCGACACACCCAGATCCGGCCGGCAAAGTCGCGGCGACGggttgaaatttttccggcgattctcgccgttttcggccagcccagtacaaattgccacccctctccccttattgtgggtcctctgaatccaaatatggcctccaatttccaaaattcgaagtggtttgtgagatgcgaaggaatcaaaactggccgaaactttccggccacctccggcggaattggggtcgatggagaccggatttgtaatcctcgtcgctcaagcttcgattcggtatattattcgactattttggataacgtttgtgtttaaacccccgggtaccgggtattatttacccgaataaaatattaatttatttgactgtgtgtgaactgtgttctaggagcacgggtgagtcgtggaattgatcccatggtggatcatggtttaattgcgtgctccaggtgagtgacccaccttgaaaaatattttgggcaattaattatatttaattggtgtttaattggtatttaaattatgctcatgtggtacaatttaattatgattttattgtgatttaatttatttattatgcatgagcaaagtatatttcggtaacaatcgtatgtggttttaaatactatttttgggcataattggttaaatattttatgaaattatttgtttaaattggtggtttaattttcataattatgcccgtggtatattattcgttgaaccgcgtgttgcgaggaaaattattgttttactgttattgatgttttcataccgggtttattaaatgaaaatatgtgagatggtaagtgtgaaaatttaatatatttcccatggtaattttggaaaacggtacggttggtttaataattattttagacgcactcatacagtattggtgttctggtatatgtacacgtggtttagcgcgcaagtattatgtctcccgtggttgtcattggaccgtgggcaagcaagtttgatattgaccACAGCCTCCCCTTcattggccgggatgacggtttcagcagcggtactgtcgggacgccgaagtgccgtttgcaagtttctctctttaatctccccgccagtcggtgctcgggacgctgggtattggagggcatcactggtatatggtatggtgcatcaagtgaaattttcagataaagtttcaaaccccaaaagtgttcaaaaattatttattatgatttattacattttaattatatatcagggtatttatttatttattgtttatcaaatggtttgatcccttggttttcgggaggtatgaaTATCaggttttatgaaaatattttaaaaggggaacatttccaatagagtgaatagtgaaggttttgagagaaattattactccaattgtttatttatttatttatttaattgttcgatattgattaattaaatcccttttatttggtatattattaatattaaaggtgttcagtagttaggatcactcactgagatgattagcatcgccagtagttcaagaagtatttcttccctttttcctctctcttgtattgctttttatctatcatggtattaattccacatttattgtataatgctctgtatactgtattggacgtgtagttattatttatgcactgagttgctgttatttctctgaagtgctgtaaacttgtggaaacaaattgtagtaacgtgggaggaataaggagatgtgttttagaagtgtgttttcagtgcaggtaatttttggttagtcctacccttagggaaggtgctgccggattttccgttggaaagttcggtggtatttccctgggatcggggcttgtctagggttccggggaggaattctggacaggtcctgacaattTTCCCCACATCGgggaagagaaaaaagaaaaggaaaagaaaaagaaaaagaaaataaaataataatataatattttgttaatgaTCATGTGATGCTTTATAAACATGACACGTGGTGTATCCCAACTAATAACACATGGCACAAATCAAAGACTCCTTTGAATATTTCATTACCCGGTAAAATCAAtctcagaaaaaataaatataactttttAGGCCCGTAACTTTTCAACTGTGGGTCtaaattaagcgtgccactagtctataggCTCATATCAATGAGCACTTTTATATAACATGTGCGTCAATGccaaaatctatgtaaataaaaagtcaacttcggacTTATTAATTAGTTTGGATCGCATCTTATtcgaccataactttttattcttatcTTCGATTTTGACAtaccaccagtctatgaactcgtatcgacgagtactttgtCATGGTACTTCAGTCAACATGAAATTTGGCccacaataaaaagtcaaccatgaaacccacttggtcaaccttGATTAACCTTGGTCAAacttaatcaaaaattcaaattcgagGCATTTTCTTGGATCGGAATGTTGCAATAAACCCCAAAAGTCACTTATACTGATCCTTGACCAACCATCTACTCTGTCTTTATCAATGTGTGCTGGTTGACAATAACAAAGGGGGAAGGGGGTGTTTAAGTGGCTTTGACAAATGAGGAAGAtgcatatttctttttctttttttttttaaatgtaatatgTTTCCAGAAATATCCCTTCTTCCTTTTCacgtttatttaaaaattagggGATAAAACGGTATCGGGAAAATAAATACACTAATAACATCCAAAACTTTTCTCTGTGGCCATTAATCTTGTTTTGTTAAATGAAATTTcgggaagaattttttttttttaataaaaagaaaggaaataaaattgcCACCTAAAATTTAagtaaaacccaaaaatattattggcaCATACTAAAAAGAAACTAGGTGTTAAAGTAGTTGTGGTGGTGATGGTCGTGGAAATAGTTGATGTTGTTGCTTCTGCTATGGTTGTGGATAACTAAAAGTCAAACCCAAACATATTATTGACACATACTAAAAAGAAACTAGGTGTTATAGTAGTTGTGGTGGCGATGGTCATGGAAGTAGTTGATGTTGTTTCTTCTGCCATGGTTGTGGATACCTAGTTTCCTCATGTGGaagcaattgaaaaaaatatatagaagactaaAATTATGAATTCgatatatttaaaatagtagtagtaataataataataataataaaactatgaaGTCGATAAGCTCAAGTACAAGGACCAATTTGATAAATGCGTTTATATTTGAtacaaaataaattgtaaagGGTGAATTTAAAATGGAGTGGCGTAAGTTAGCTTTTTGGTAATAGTGTGGCATCAGTTGGCCTACTATGCAAGTTTTGCTCTCTACCCTGTGTATTTGGCAATAACGCTCTAAATAttagaaagaaatgaaaaaaaaaaaaaaaaatcgtccATTAAAAATTTAAGGTTTGTTAACATTTTTGGCTTCACTTTTGATGGCTTTTGATTTTGAATATATCTGGGGCTTCCGTAATTTATTTTAGGGTTCTTCAAATTAGTACttaataaaaattcttaattgaagaattttttttttcagggttttttattttatatcaatgaatattaaaattttcaaaattggtagtattgtatttttcatttaaggtaatatatatataaaaaattgtggCATACCTTGGTAAAAAGAAtgttaaaaaagaaaggaatattaaattaatattaattttaatctaCATGAATGCAAAATagactttttaatttaaatcagctaaaatatgaaatttattagcCGATATAAACAGTTAgggatattattttaatctaCATGAGGGCAAAATAAacctttttgtaatttaaatcaTCTAAAATATGAAAGTTATTAACATATATTAGCACTTGGAGGGTTAGTGATGAATTAGAAAATATTGGGAAAGTGAATGATGCCTTATTAAACCTGAAGGGGGTCACCGAAACATTCCCTATTAATGAAAAGTCAAGGGTGGGGGCCATGAACTTGTGAGGCCAGTTAtgctaaaaaattattgtaattttgacataataatactaataaacaaaaaaataataattgaaaaaaaaaagttgtataaattaattaaaaaagcttTCCATTTTTCGATATATGGgtaggcaatatatatatatataaaagatagcAAGAGATTCAGATCCAGGAAGAGTAGCTAGCTAGCACTCTCGTTATCAGCAACTTCTTACTCCTAAGCACAAAACACATTGCCGTTTCCATTAACCATCGTCGACTACCGGAGTATTAACCAATGTTTTGTAGTCTTCTAATCATTCTACTGGTTATTACTTCACATGATGTTACGGCATCACAATCTGTCCTCGTCAAGAGCCTACCAGGCTTTCCTGGAGATCTGCCTTTCAAACTTGAAACCGGGTTTGTTTATAAATCTCCtttcaattaatatattttcttcatcTAGATTTATTATCGTGCGTGAAATATTATAGTAGAACAACTCTGAGCCCTTTCCGATCATTACTTTCATTTATGGTTTAAGTGCTCTTAGAAGTGGCTATCCAACTTGAATGGTGAATCTTCTAAACTAGCTGGTTTGGTGTTAGTTGATCTTGCTAGTGAACATGTTTTAGTTTTACTGGTAGTTGGAACtaattaatatgataaataaatatataaatatatatttatataattctgCTATCATCCGGATTCTTCCCATGCGGACAAAAAAAGatgaagatttttaaaaaaatggttgtCTATTTCaaatactatttaattaaattaataatataatgataatgGAATAAATGAAGATATGTGAGCGTGGGCGATTTTGACGAGGTTCAACTCTTCTATTATTTCATTGAGTCTGAAAGAAACCCAAAAGACGACCCTCTCTTGCTTTGGCTTACTGGAGGTCCTGGTTGTTCAGCATTTTCTGGACTCGTATATGAAATAGGTATGCgagcgtgtgtgtgtgtatatacacacacacttcTATCcgtgtttatttatttctttgacatattatttcctttttcgtatatgattaattagaaattaaagaaattaattaattatataagatATCCtgctaaaacattttttatgtGCACTATCAATTGATCGGCACTTGGTCACAGGTCCGTTATCATTTGACCCTGGAAAATCCACTGGAAACTTaccaaatttgaaattgaacccCTACTCATGGACAAAGGTACTGCAAGACTTAAATTTGACAATTATAACTTTCTAATTTGGGTCCCAATAGGAACACAATGTATATTAGTAACACAATTCaaaactatattaattagtttctCTACTTGCTCCTAAAGGTCTAAAATTTGAATCcttccataaaaatttaaaaaaaaaaaaagtaataataattaattttggtagtagagggttttttttttccttttcttttttctctcttgcctataaaattaaatactcattattatttatttcttttatcatGATAGTGAAATTAATTAACGTTTGTTTTCAGGTTGCTAGCAtaatatttttagatgcaccagtGGGTACGGGATTCTCATATGCAAGTACTGCAGAAGGATACAACATTACTGATACCTTGTCAGCCAAAgaaacttttacttttttatgcAAGGTCAAGTTTGTAATTAACTCAGCTAAATACTAAAGcaggatttaattaattaataattaactttttatttgaatttatggtGCAGTGGCTAATGTCTCGCCCCAAGTTCCTCCAAAATCCTCTGTATATTGGTGGTGATTCTTATTCAGGCATACAAGTTCCAATCATCGTTCAGATCATATCTGATTGTAAGTTAAACCATGATGAGTattaagatcatcatcttcatcatgaCACCcatattaatttagaatatatagtttcattatatatatatatatatatacacccagaTTGATTTAGAATATAtagtttcattatatatatatatacacatttatatgATATTTACACGCAAACATATACCaatcttaatattttaatttcatcctcataaatatatttgtggttttgatattgttaatttctttatatagaTAATGACGATGAACGTGGCCCACCAATGAATCTCAAagtatgataatatttttttactttattttttgaaattaaaggtgaaCTAACATATATTATAGTCAATGTCTTCAAATCAAAACTTGCCATTAATTAAAATGGAGACAGGGATATTTGCTTGGAAACCCAGTCACAGATATACATAAAGATAAGAATACAAGAATCCCCTTCGCTCATCTCAAATCGCTTTTATCGGACGAGCTTTATGAGGTGAGAAATTCATTATTCATGGCATATGCGAACTTGCGGTATGGTGTCCTTTTCTTAGGCAGAAGCTTTGAGTTCGATTTTTCTCACCtcctaaatttattaaatatatatatacacataaaaaaGAAAGCCACTTTTCCTGCATGTTTCATTTTCCGattgatttaataatattataaaaaataaacctatgagattaacttttttaaatttaattttaaaaaatagttcaACCCATATAAACAAATTTTACGAAATTAAAACAGATGTGATGAATGAATTAATCGAATATTATCTGGTTGATCTGATAAAAGATTAATTgtacataaatttcataaacaatAATATCTTTATTGCATAAATTCTAATActagtttttaatttaatttaatttttttatgttttgtctCTTTATTGCATAAATTCGAAtggtagtttttttattttttatttttatgtttttgaaggCAACTAAAATACATTGCAAAGAGGAGTACCTACATGTAGATCCAAATAATGCATTGTGTATAAACGATCTTCAGGTTGTAAATGAGGTGAGCAATtagaaataacaaaatttaaattttctgcTCTTTTCAAGATCTAGTAATTATTAGTAACTTTTCTGTAAGTTTTGTTTTTCGATTTGGAAACTGAATCACCATGAACGTATATAATTTGGAATTGTCAGTGCCTTCAAAATATAAATCTAGCACAAATTTTGGAACCATCATGTAGTGTTGAAATATGGAAA
This genomic interval carries:
- the LOC107426937 gene encoding serine carboxypeptidase-like 1, which translates into the protein MFCSLLIILLVITSHDVTASQSVLVKSLPGFPGDLPFKLETGYVSVGDFDEVQLFYYFIESERNPKDDPLLLWLTGGPGCSAFSGLVYEIGPLSFDPGKSTGNLPNLKLNPYSWTKVASIIFLDAPVGTGFSYASTAEGYNITDTLSAKETFTFLCKWLMSRPKFLQNPLYIGGDSYSGIQVPIIVQIISDYNDDERGPPMNLKGYLLGNPVTDIHKDKNTRIPFAHLKSLLSDELYEATKIHCKEEYLHVDPNNALCINDLQVVNECLQNINLAQILEPSCSVEIWKSRQNPTAVAMDSDDLLPWPHRYPEPWCRSYIYLSSYIWANDKTVQNALHVREGTIKEWVRCNKSLSYVYDVPSSLIYHRNLVKKGYRVLIYSGDHDMVIPYLGTHAWIEALNLTLVDDWQPWFVNGQVAGYSTGYKYKKCQLTFATVKGGGHTAPEYKPEECLAMIYRWLAFYPL